The window GGATATCCTTGTACTCCTCTTGCAAAGCTTCATCCTTGAGGACTTCCAAATTCCAGATGTCTACTCCTGGGTTGTCCTCTCCTTCCACACAGTACACAATGGGTCCCCTACGGATGGCAACCTTTCCAATGTTCTCGCTCACGTATGGGTGGCTCTCAAGGAATTCCGGTTGCATCCCAAGTTCCAAGGTTACCGTATCACCCTCGCGCCACTCTCGGCGCACAACGAGATATCCCTTCTCGAGAGGAACCTCGATCCTCTCACCGTTCACCTTCAGGGAGAACTCTTTGCACCATCCTGGTTTCCTCAGGAAAAGGGAGAAAGTAGAATTCCCAGAAATGGCAAACTCTATCAGTCCTTTCCAGGGGTATTCCGTCCGCTCCACAATCCGTACCAGGGAACCATTGACCTCGATTTCGGCGATGTTGCTCGCGTACAGGTTGACCCACACGCCTTCGGGAGAAACCGCGTAGAGGTACCCGGGAAGAGCGGTAATAGTCCTTGCCAAATTCGGCGGACAACAGGCACAGGCAAACCACCTCTGCCTTCGGTGGCTGCCTCGGTCTGCCAGAGGGTTCACGTAGAAGTACTCCTTCCCATCTATGGAGATTCCCGAGAGGATTCCGTTGTAGAGTGCGAGCTCCATGAGGTCGACGAATCTTCCCTCTCCGGAAGCAAGGAACATCCGGTAGTTCCACATGAAGTTGGCGATGGCTGCACAAGTCTCCGCGTAAGCAGTCTCATTGGGAAGCTCGTAAGGATCCCCGAAAGCCTCCCCCTCATGCCTTGCTCCTGCTCCCCCGGTCACGTACATTTTCCGGTTGACGAGGTCATTCCAGAGCCTCTCCAAGGCACTCCATAGGGCCTTGTCTCCCGTCTCCATGTAGAGGTCCGTAGCACCACAGGTGAGGTACAGCGACCGCACCGCGTGACCCACAATTTCGTCCAATTCCCTGAACGGTTTGTGGTCGATGTGGTATGTATCACCACCGACCAGGCCCTTTCCCCTCTCATCTATGAAGAACTTCGCAAGCTCTAAGTACTTTCGGTCACCCGTTTCCCGGTAGAGCTCCACAAGGGCCATTTCCACCTCGGGGTGTCCGGGAACTCCTTTCTTCCTCCGGGGCCCAAACACACTGGCGATGTGGTCAGCAAAGCGGATGGCCACTTCGAGGAGGCTTTCTTTCCCCGTAACTCTGTGGTGGGCAATGGCAGCCTGGAAGAGATGCCCGGCGCAGTAGAGCTCATGCATGTCCTTGAGGTTGGTGAAGCGGTCTGGCTTTCGAGAAAAGGTGAAATAGGTGTCGAGGTACCCATCTTCGTCCTGGGCAAGTTTCACCTCTTCGATGACTTTGTCAACGAGCTTTTCGAGTTCTCCATTCTTGGTGGTAGCGAGAAAGTACGACACTGCTTCAATCCACTTGTACACATCGGTATCGTTGAAGCAGAAACCCGTGAATTCCCCAGAGAGTTTCCCCGCAGCAATTCTGAAGTTATCCATTCTCCCCGTCTCTTCCATAATCTGGTACTGCAAGGGGAGGGTGACCTCACCCATGAGTCGCAATCGGTCGGTAAAGAACCCCCCTTCGGTGAAACGCACAGAGTTAACGGCCACAGGTTGCAACCGAGCGTACTTACTCTTCCTCGTGTCGACTACAAACGCCTGAGACATAGGCTCCCTCCCCCATTCGGTCTTTCGTTCTACGTGCTCCTTTTCACCTCGTTCTCCACCATATCGAGGAGCTTGTCTATCAAGGCATGAGCTTTCTCAGGGTCTCTCCGGGCTATGCATTGGAAGAGCTCCCGATGGAAGAAGAAAGTTCTCTCGGCAAAAGAGGGGCAGGTGCAAGGGTCTTCGAAGAAGAGATGGAATTCCTTGAGCCCTTCGAGGATACTGGACAGAAGCTCGTTGTTGGCCAGGCGGTAAATGACCTCGTGGAATGCCCAGTTCTCCTCTCGACTGTCCTCGCCCCGCCGCTGTTTCTCCTCGAGGAGATTGAGCCTCTTCTCCAGCTCCTCAACTTCCTTCTCAGTGATGTTCCGCAGGGCTTCATCCACTGCCAATTTCTCAAGGGCCCTCCTGATTTTGAGAACTTCCAAGGTTTTCTTCTTCTCCCCATCGATGTGGAGGACCAGGTAGGACATGTTGTTCTTGAGGGGTGTCTTGATGAATATGCCCCTTCCGGGCAGGACCTCAACGAGGTTCAGGCTCTCCATTTTTCTCAGGGCCTCTCTGAGGAGAGGGCGACTGACCCGTAGAGCACTTGCCAGTTCTCTCTCTGAGGGGAGTCGGTCCCCCACCTTCAGGTTGCTCGAGGAGGCGTACTCGACAATCGCCTCTATGATGCTTTCTGTGAGTTTCACTCGGTTGATC of the Candidatus Caldatribacterium sp. genome contains:
- a CDS encoding FadR family transcriptional regulator — protein: MRPINRVKLTESIIEAIVEYASSSNLKVGDRLPSERELASALRVSRPLLREALRKMESLNLVEVLPGRGIFIKTPLKNNMSYLVLHIDGEKKKTLEVLKIRRALEKLAVDEALRNITEKEVEELEKRLNLLEEKQRRGEDSREENWAFHEVIYRLANNELLSSILEGLKEFHLFFEDPCTCPSFAERTFFFHRELFQCIARRDPEKAHALIDKLLDMVENEVKRST
- a CDS encoding glycoside hydrolase family 127 protein; the protein is MSQAFVVDTRKSKYARLQPVAVNSVRFTEGGFFTDRLRLMGEVTLPLQYQIMEETGRMDNFRIAAGKLSGEFTGFCFNDTDVYKWIEAVSYFLATTKNGELEKLVDKVIEEVKLAQDEDGYLDTYFTFSRKPDRFTNLKDMHELYCAGHLFQAAIAHHRVTGKESLLEVAIRFADHIASVFGPRRKKGVPGHPEVEMALVELYRETGDRKYLELAKFFIDERGKGLVGGDTYHIDHKPFRELDEIVGHAVRSLYLTCGATDLYMETGDKALWSALERLWNDLVNRKMYVTGGAGARHEGEAFGDPYELPNETAYAETCAAIANFMWNYRMFLASGEGRFVDLMELALYNGILSGISIDGKEYFYVNPLADRGSHRRQRWFACACCPPNLARTITALPGYLYAVSPEGVWVNLYASNIAEIEVNGSLVRIVERTEYPWKGLIEFAISGNSTFSLFLRKPGWCKEFSLKVNGERIEVPLEKGYLVVRREWREGDTVTLELGMQPEFLESHPYVSENIGKVAIRRGPIVYCVEGEDNPGVDIWNLEVLKDEALQEEYKDILGGIVIIKGKGYVNNPSSWKSLYLPVQEAARLKKEVGFAAIPYYAWANRTPGPMAVWVWGR